One Candidatus Izemoplasmatales bacterium DNA window includes the following coding sequences:
- a CDS encoding signal peptidase I has translation MKKILHRLGAALPYLVFLLAVLLVLNVVWALGRREVPSLFGYSVLYIKSGSMEPSIMTGDIIVVARTDPDDLEVGDVITFETTIEVGGNAVLTTVTHRIVTAAGEGDGRTFSTRGDANNAADDWTVTADQIVGRYLRRSVFLGNVYRFVTSGGQNLIYLGAIGLFLLIGLSEGASLVKAVNEHRRQTLEAEKAKLVEELKEELLKETHEGDPE, from the coding sequence ATGAAGAAGATCCTCCACCGCCTCGGCGCGGCGCTTCCCTATCTCGTCTTCCTGCTCGCGGTCCTGCTCGTCCTGAACGTCGTCTGGGCCCTCGGACGGCGGGAGGTGCCGTCGCTCTTCGGCTACAGCGTGCTCTACATCAAGTCGGGGTCGATGGAACCTTCGATCATGACCGGAGACATCATCGTCGTCGCCCGGACCGATCCGGACGACCTCGAGGTCGGCGACGTGATCACCTTCGAGACGACGATCGAGGTCGGCGGGAACGCCGTCCTGACCACCGTCACCCACCGCATCGTCACGGCCGCGGGCGAAGGGGACGGACGCACGTTTTCGACGCGCGGCGACGCGAACAACGCCGCCGACGACTGGACGGTGACCGCCGACCAGATCGTCGGACGCTACCTCCGGCGATCCGTCTTTCTCGGAAACGTCTACCGCTTCGTCACGTCGGGGGGACAGAACCTCATCTACCTCGGCGCGATCGGACTCTTCCTTCTGATCGGGCTCTCGGAAGGCGCCAGCCTCGTGAAGGCCGTCAACGAGCATCGCCGGCAGACCCTGGAGGCCGAGAAGGCGAAGTTGGTCGAGGAACTCAAGGAAGAACTGCTCAAGGAAACGCACGAAGGGGATCCGGAATGA
- a CDS encoding MBL fold metallo-hydrolase has translation MEYIVLASGSKGNATILKHGDARYLVDAGISLRMIQSRLSLRGERLERLDGVFVTHEHADHVGFLVAIVNKFRCPVYLTEGTKRNLPRPVGTNLKETDFRVVKTDEPILLDGITVKPFATYHDALEPCGYKFTAGGRALVYMTDTGYFPEDRIDSIRNAEAYVIEANHDPDMLLESDRPWILKRRILDDQGHLSNEDSAFLVANLVGDRTRAITLAHLSQECNTPDKALSTYRSVFLEQGLALDQVRIVCALQDEPMEVESV, from the coding sequence ATGGAATACATCGTGCTGGCGTCGGGCTCGAAGGGCAACGCCACGATCCTGAAACACGGCGACGCCCGCTATCTCGTCGACGCCGGCATCTCGCTTCGCATGATCCAGAGCCGGCTCTCCCTCCGCGGCGAGCGTCTCGAACGGCTCGACGGCGTCTTCGTGACCCACGAACACGCCGACCACGTCGGCTTTTTGGTCGCGATCGTGAACAAGTTCCGTTGCCCCGTCTACCTGACCGAGGGCACGAAGCGGAATCTCCCGCGTCCCGTCGGGACGAACCTGAAGGAGACCGACTTCCGCGTCGTCAAAACCGACGAACCGATCCTGCTCGACGGCATCACCGTCAAGCCCTTCGCCACCTACCACGACGCGCTCGAGCCGTGCGGGTACAAGTTCACCGCCGGCGGCCGCGCACTCGTCTACATGACCGACACGGGGTATTTCCCGGAAGACCGGATCGACTCGATCAGGAACGCGGAGGCCTACGTGATCGAGGCCAACCACGATCCGGACATGCTTCTGGAATCGGACCGTCCGTGGATCCTGAAGCGCCGCATCCTCGACGACCAGGGCCATCTTTCCAACGAGGATTCGGCCTTCCTCGTCGCCAACCTCGTCGGCGACCGCACCCGCGCGATCACGCTCGCGCATCTCTCCCAGGAATGCAACACGCCCGACAAGGCGCTTTCGACCTATCGTTCGGTCTTCCTCGAACAGGGTCTTGCGCTCGACCAGGTCCGGATCGTGTGCGCGCTCCAGGACGAACCGATGGAGGTGGAATCCGTATGA
- a CDS encoding choline/ethanolamine kinase family protein translates to MNHESIVREGMADFLGAGVPIAVLDRLKGGMSNSNYVVEAEGTQYVYRIPGKNAEVFVDRRIEAKTLSLVAPLRIDGNLTRRLDVATGRKISLFVPGIPLAQADPAAHYRSAAAILHRLHDAGLETELDYAPYERLQRYERLVVERGLSHAADYLDIRDRFLSFRAALDGGPRVFCHNDAQTSNFILKPDGEILLVDWEFGGNNDPLYDVACYGNNDFRYAEGLLPVYLGRTPTQKEWFRLYAWRTFQCLQWHNVALFKEATGLSQELGLDFKAIAAAYVAKANAMYDSAVAHR, encoded by the coding sequence ATGAATCATGAATCGATCGTCCGCGAAGGCATGGCGGACTTCCTCGGCGCCGGCGTCCCGATCGCCGTCCTCGACCGCCTCAAGGGCGGCATGTCGAACTCCAACTACGTCGTCGAGGCCGAAGGCACGCAGTACGTCTACCGCATTCCCGGCAAGAACGCCGAGGTCTTCGTCGACCGGCGGATCGAGGCGAAGACGCTTTCGCTCGTCGCGCCGCTTCGGATCGACGGCAACCTGACGCGCCGCCTCGACGTCGCGACGGGCCGCAAGATCAGCCTGTTCGTCCCGGGAATCCCGCTCGCGCAGGCGGATCCGGCGGCGCATTACCGGTCTGCCGCGGCGATCCTCCACCGCCTGCACGACGCCGGGCTCGAAACCGAGCTCGACTACGCCCCCTACGAGCGGCTCCAGCGGTACGAACGCCTCGTCGTCGAACGCGGTCTGTCGCACGCGGCCGACTATCTCGACATCCGCGACCGCTTCCTGTCCTTCCGCGCCGCCCTCGACGGTGGGCCGCGCGTCTTCTGCCACAACGACGCGCAGACCTCCAACTTCATCCTGAAGCCGGACGGAGAGATCCTTCTGGTCGACTGGGAGTTCGGCGGAAACAACGATCCGCTCTATGACGTCGCCTGCTACGGCAACAACGACTTCCGCTATGCGGAGGGCCTCCTGCCCGTCTATCTGGGCCGGACACCGACGCAAAAGGAGTGGTTCCGGCTCTACGCGTGGCGCACTTTCCAGTGCCTGCAATGGCACAACGTGGCGCTCTTCAAGGAGGCGACCGGGCTCTCGCAGGAGCTCGGACTCGACTTCAAGGCGATCGCCGCCGCCTACGTCGCGAAGGCGAACGCGATGTACGATTCCGCCGTCGCCCATCGCTGA